A DNA window from Capnocytophaga sp. ARDL2 contains the following coding sequences:
- a CDS encoding outer membrane beta-barrel protein: protein MKKTLILASLLVGSIAFAQEVSNEQISKDLKSYKENYTKAIEAVEFAAKNGSISQDEKKYILAQLEKSKTESMVELVTSNITYAQWFEDWDTMEAAEAVEVIIEEDDDVDFSKIVKDKNPLKDVKKLSTKFRPIFGFGFGKFDGLIPNSAFEDVKNMNWEWGFMATSPLDKKNNVSLSYGITFNYNVSHLKKGHQFNVNNAKQLEILPNTANTNAKLRNTYLTLPVQMNFNFGKDKDTGFKVGIGGYAGVNINSKQIFRYEENGYSVKSKYRGDYQANTFQYGLQASVGYKSTSLVFKYDLDETFKNQSPSFWTIGLRLGL from the coding sequence ATGAAAAAAACATTGATTTTGGCTTCTTTGCTAGTAGGAAGCATTGCATTTGCTCAAGAAGTTTCAAACGAACAAATTTCTAAAGATTTGAAATCGTACAAAGAAAACTACACAAAAGCAATTGAAGCAGTAGAATTTGCAGCAAAAAATGGTAGTATCTCTCAAGACGAGAAAAAGTACATCTTGGCTCAATTGGAAAAATCAAAAACAGAAAGTATGGTTGAGCTAGTAACAAGTAATATCACCTATGCACAGTGGTTTGAAGATTGGGATACAATGGAAGCAGCTGAAGCTGTGGAAGTAATAATAGAAGAAGACGACGACGTTGATTTCAGCAAAATTGTAAAAGACAAAAATCCTTTGAAAGATGTAAAGAAATTATCTACAAAATTTCGACCTATCTTTGGTTTTGGTTTTGGAAAATTTGATGGATTAATACCAAATTCAGCTTTTGAAGATGTAAAAAACATGAATTGGGAATGGGGATTTATGGCCACATCGCCACTTGATAAGAAAAACAATGTATCATTGTCTTACGGTATTACATTCAACTACAATGTATCACATTTGAAAAAAGGACATCAATTTAATGTAAATAATGCAAAACAACTCGAAATCCTTCCAAATACAGCAAACACGAATGCAAAGTTGAGAAATACTTATTTGACATTGCCTGTACAAATGAATTTCAACTTTGGAAAAGACAAAGATACTGGATTTAAGGTTGGAATAGGTGGTTATGCGGGAGTAAACATAAATTCAAAACAGATCTTTAGATATGAGGAAAATGGATATTCGGTAAAGTCTAAATATAGAGGTGATTACCAAGCCAACACCTTCCAATATGGATTGCAAGCTTCTGTAGGATACAAATCTACTTCATTGGTTTTCAAATACGACTTAGACGAAACATTCAAAAACCAATCACCAAGCTTCTGGACAATAGGATTGCGTCTTGGATTGTAA
- a CDS encoding MBL fold metallo-hydrolase, whose translation MATFGYTPKDIQAVLLTHIHFDHAGAAWKFAQNGTKIFVSPHGIKHLHNPEKLWNSAAMIYGDQMQTLWGIRCNPSIKRF comes from the coding sequence TTGGCAACTTTTGGTTACACACCAAAGGATATTCAAGCAGTTTTACTTACGCATATTCACTTCGATCATGCAGGAGCGGCTTGGAAATTTGCTCAAAACGGAACGAAAATTTTCGTAAGCCCTCATGGAATAAAACATTTGCACAATCCCGAAAAATTGTGGAATTCGGCTGCAATGATCTACGGAGACCAAATGCAAACGCTGTGGGGTATACGATGCAACCCATCGATCAAACGCTTTTGA